One region of Mangifera indica cultivar Alphonso unplaced genomic scaffold, CATAS_Mindica_2.1 Un_0015, whole genome shotgun sequence genomic DNA includes:
- the LOC123205775 gene encoding vacuolar protein sorting-associated protein 53 A-like isoform X3 yields MDKSSALDYINQMFPTEASLSGVEPLMQKIHSEIRRVDAGILAAVRQQSNSGTKAKEDLAAATHAVEELMYKIREIKTKAEQSETMVQEICRDIKKLDFAKKHITTTITALHRLTMLVSAVEQLQVMASKRQYKEAAAQLEAVNQLCSHFEAYRDIPKITELREKFKSIKQILKSHVFSDFSSLGTGKETEEGNLLQQLSDACLVVDALEPSVREELVNNFCRRELTSYEQIFEGAELAKLDKTERRYAWIKRRMRTNEEIWKIFPLSWHVSYRLCIQFCKKTRKQLEDILENLKEKPDVGTLLLALQRTLEFEDELAEKFGGGSISREVGADIEEIGRAEDNSQKASDIRKKYEKKLAVHQGSETEEKDGNTDLSVPGAGFNFRGIISSCFEPHMIVYVELEEKTLMENLEKLVQDETWDIEEASQNNVLSSSMQLFLIIKRSLKRCSALTKGNTLFSLFKVFQKILKAYAAKLFARLPKGGTGIVAAATGMDGQIKTSDKDERLICYIVNSAEYCHKTLASSLGPRFYANIFKCKHISETGAQQMLLDTQAVKTILLDIPMLARRSSSAANYSKFVSREMSKAEALLKVILSPVDSVADTYRALLPEGTPMEFQRILELKGLKKADQQTILDDFNKHGPAITQPSIPPSVASAVPAAPAASVIANNASLGFIASREDVLTRAAALGRGAATTGFKRFLALTEAAKDRKDGPFRKLFNT; encoded by the exons ATGGACAAATCAAGTGCGCTGGATTACATCAACCAGATGTTTCCCACAG AGGCTTCATTGTCTGGTGTTGAGCCGCTTATGCAAAAGATACATAGTGAGATTCGCCGTGTGGATGCAGGAATATTAGCTGCTGTTCGCCAACAG AGTAACTCAGGAACCAAAGCTAAGGAAGATCTTGCTGCTGCTACGCATGCCGTGGAG GAACTCATGTATAAGATCCGtgaaataaaaactaaagcTGAACAGAGTGAAACGATGGTTCAAGAAATATGCCGTGACATTAAGAAGTTGGACTTCGCAAAGAAGCATATTACAACTACAATTACAGCTCTTCATCGCCTTACGATGTTAG TGTCTGCTGTTGAGCAGCTTCAGGTAATGGCTTCAAAACGGCAATATAAGGAGGCAGCTGCACAGCTGGAG GCTGTAAACCAGTTATGTAGTCATTTTGAAGCGTACAGGGATATCCCAAAGATCACAGAGCTTAGGGAGAAGTTTAAGAGTATAAAACAAATACTTAAGTCACATGTGTTTTCTGATTTCTCAAG CCTAGGTACTGGCAAAGAGACAGAAGAAGGTAATTTACTGCAGCAGTTATCTGATGCTTGCTTGGTTGTTGATGCCTTGGAGCCATCTGTGAGGGAAGAGTTGGTAAATAACTTTTGTCGCCGGGAGCTAACTTCATATGAACAGATTTTTGAAGGGGCTG AATTAGCTAAGTTAGATAAAACTGAACGAAGATATGCATGGATCAAACGTCGTATGAGGACAAATGAGGAAATATGGAAGATTTTTCCTCTGTCATGGCATGTTTCTTATCGACTCTGTATTCAGTTCTGTAAGAAGACAAG GAAACAGCTGGAAGACATTCTAGAGAATCTGAAAGAAAAACCAGATGTTGGAACATTATTGTTG gcaCTACAACGAACCCTAGAATTTGAGGATGAATTAGCTGAGAAATTTGGAGGAGGCAGTATCAGCAGAGAGGTTGGTGCTGACATTGAAGAAATAGGTAGAGCAGAAGATAACAGTCAAAAGGCATCAGATATTCGAAAGAAGTATGAAAAAAAGCTTGCTGTTCATCAGGgaagtgaaactgaa GAAAAGGATGGAAATACAGATTTGTCAGTGCCAGGGGCTGGG TTCAATTTCCGAGGGATTATCTCTTCTTGCTTTGAACCGCACATGATTGTTTATGTAGAACTAGAAGAAAAGACACTGATGGAGAATCTGGAGAAGCTTGTTCAG GACGAAACATGGGATATTGAAGAAGCAAGTCAAAATAATGTTCTGAGCAGTAGCATGCAA TTGTTTCTTATAATCAAGAGAAGCTTAAAGCGGTGCAGTGCTCTTACAAAAGGCAACACATTATTCAGTTTGTTCAAG GTATTCCAAAAAATACTCAAAGCATATGCGGCAAAGCTCTTTGCAAGACTTCCTAAGGGTGGTACAGGAATTGTTGCAGCAGCCACTGGTATGGATGGACAGATAAAG ACTTCTGACAAGGATGAAAGATTGATTTGCTATATTGTAAACTCGGCTGAGTATTGCCATAAAACG CTGGCCTCATCTCTTGGTCCACGATTCTATGCCAATATTTTCAAATGCAAGCACATATCAGAAACTGGAGCCCAACAG ATGCTATTGGATACACAAGCTGTAAAAACCATTCTTCTAGACATACCTATGCTTGCTCGACGG TCATCAAGTGCTGCTAACTATTCAAAATTTGTGAGCCGTGAAATGAGTAAAGCTGAAGCACTTCTGAAG GTAATACTATCCCCAGTAGATTCTGTAGCAGATACATATCGTGCATTGCTACCAGAGGGAACACCAATGGAATTTCAGCGTATTTTAGAGCTTAAG GGTCTTAAAAAGGCTGATCAGCAGACTATACTGGATGACTTCAACAAACATGGACCAGCAATTACACAACCTTCTATTCCACCATCAGTTGCTTCGGCTGTCCCAGCCGCTCCAGCAGCTTCTGTGATTGCAAATAATGCTTCACTTGGCTTTATTGCTTCGCGAGAAGACGTACTGACAAGAGCAGCTGCCCTTGGACGAGGGGCGGCCACAACAGGATTCAAGCGGTTCCTTGCTTTAACTGAAGCTGCCAAAGACAGGAAGGATGGACCTTTCAGGAAACTCTTTAACACATGA
- the LOC123205775 gene encoding vacuolar protein sorting-associated protein 53 A-like isoform X1 encodes MDKSSALDYINQMFPTEASLSGVEPLMQKIHSEIRRVDAGILAAVRQQSNSGTKAKEDLAAATHAVEELMYKIREIKTKAEQSETMVQEICRDIKKLDFAKKHITTTITALHRLTMLVSAVEQLQVMASKRQYKEAAAQLEAVNQLCSHFEAYRDIPKITELREKFKSIKQILKSHVFSDFSSLGTGKETEEGNLLQQLSDACLVVDALEPSVREELVNNFCRRELTSYEQIFEGAELAKLDKTERRYAWIKRRMRTNEEIWKIFPLSWHVSYRLCIQFCKKTRKQLEDILENLKEKPDVGTLLLALQRTLEFEDELAEKFGGGSISREVGADIEEIGRAEDNSQKASDIRKKYEKKLAVHQGSETEEKDGNTDLSVPGAGFNFRGIISSCFEPHMIVYVELEEKTLMENLEKLVQDETWDIEEASQNNVLSSSMQLFLIIKRSLKRCSALTKGNTLFSLFKVFQKILKAYAAKLFARLPKGGTGIVAAATGMDGQIKTSDKDERLICYIVNSAEYCHKTSGELAESVSKIIDSQLADGVDMSEVQDEFSAVITKALVTLVLGLETKFDAEMAAMTRVPWGSLESVGDQSEYVNGINMILTTSIPALGSLLSPIYFQFFLDKLASSLGPRFYANIFKCKHISETGAQQMLLDTQAVKTILLDIPMLARRSSSAANYSKFVSREMSKAEALLKVILSPVDSVADTYRALLPEGTPMEFQRILELKGLKKADQQTILDDFNKHGPAITQPSIPPSVASAVPAAPAASVIANNASLGFIASREDVLTRAAALGRGAATTGFKRFLALTEAAKDRKDGPFRKLFNT; translated from the exons ATGGACAAATCAAGTGCGCTGGATTACATCAACCAGATGTTTCCCACAG AGGCTTCATTGTCTGGTGTTGAGCCGCTTATGCAAAAGATACATAGTGAGATTCGCCGTGTGGATGCAGGAATATTAGCTGCTGTTCGCCAACAG AGTAACTCAGGAACCAAAGCTAAGGAAGATCTTGCTGCTGCTACGCATGCCGTGGAG GAACTCATGTATAAGATCCGtgaaataaaaactaaagcTGAACAGAGTGAAACGATGGTTCAAGAAATATGCCGTGACATTAAGAAGTTGGACTTCGCAAAGAAGCATATTACAACTACAATTACAGCTCTTCATCGCCTTACGATGTTAG TGTCTGCTGTTGAGCAGCTTCAGGTAATGGCTTCAAAACGGCAATATAAGGAGGCAGCTGCACAGCTGGAG GCTGTAAACCAGTTATGTAGTCATTTTGAAGCGTACAGGGATATCCCAAAGATCACAGAGCTTAGGGAGAAGTTTAAGAGTATAAAACAAATACTTAAGTCACATGTGTTTTCTGATTTCTCAAG CCTAGGTACTGGCAAAGAGACAGAAGAAGGTAATTTACTGCAGCAGTTATCTGATGCTTGCTTGGTTGTTGATGCCTTGGAGCCATCTGTGAGGGAAGAGTTGGTAAATAACTTTTGTCGCCGGGAGCTAACTTCATATGAACAGATTTTTGAAGGGGCTG AATTAGCTAAGTTAGATAAAACTGAACGAAGATATGCATGGATCAAACGTCGTATGAGGACAAATGAGGAAATATGGAAGATTTTTCCTCTGTCATGGCATGTTTCTTATCGACTCTGTATTCAGTTCTGTAAGAAGACAAG GAAACAGCTGGAAGACATTCTAGAGAATCTGAAAGAAAAACCAGATGTTGGAACATTATTGTTG gcaCTACAACGAACCCTAGAATTTGAGGATGAATTAGCTGAGAAATTTGGAGGAGGCAGTATCAGCAGAGAGGTTGGTGCTGACATTGAAGAAATAGGTAGAGCAGAAGATAACAGTCAAAAGGCATCAGATATTCGAAAGAAGTATGAAAAAAAGCTTGCTGTTCATCAGGgaagtgaaactgaa GAAAAGGATGGAAATACAGATTTGTCAGTGCCAGGGGCTGGG TTCAATTTCCGAGGGATTATCTCTTCTTGCTTTGAACCGCACATGATTGTTTATGTAGAACTAGAAGAAAAGACACTGATGGAGAATCTGGAGAAGCTTGTTCAG GACGAAACATGGGATATTGAAGAAGCAAGTCAAAATAATGTTCTGAGCAGTAGCATGCAA TTGTTTCTTATAATCAAGAGAAGCTTAAAGCGGTGCAGTGCTCTTACAAAAGGCAACACATTATTCAGTTTGTTCAAG GTATTCCAAAAAATACTCAAAGCATATGCGGCAAAGCTCTTTGCAAGACTTCCTAAGGGTGGTACAGGAATTGTTGCAGCAGCCACTGGTATGGATGGACAGATAAAG ACTTCTGACAAGGATGAAAGATTGATTTGCTATATTGTAAACTCGGCTGAGTATTGCCATAAAACG TCTGGAGAACTGGCTGAAAGTGTGTCCAAAATAATTGATTCACAGTTGGCAGATGGGGTTGATATGTCTGAAGTTCAG GATGAATTTTCAGCAGTTATAACAAAAGCATTAGTAACCTTAGTTCTAGGATTGGAAACTAAGTTTGATGCTGAGATGGCTGCAATGACACGCGTGCCATGGGGTAGCCTTGAGAGTGTGGGTGACCAATCCGA GTATGTTAATGGTATAAATATGATCCTTACCACTAGCATTCCCGCACTTGGAAGCCTTCTGTCCCCCATTTACTTTCAGTTCTTCTTGGATAAG CTGGCCTCATCTCTTGGTCCACGATTCTATGCCAATATTTTCAAATGCAAGCACATATCAGAAACTGGAGCCCAACAG ATGCTATTGGATACACAAGCTGTAAAAACCATTCTTCTAGACATACCTATGCTTGCTCGACGG TCATCAAGTGCTGCTAACTATTCAAAATTTGTGAGCCGTGAAATGAGTAAAGCTGAAGCACTTCTGAAG GTAATACTATCCCCAGTAGATTCTGTAGCAGATACATATCGTGCATTGCTACCAGAGGGAACACCAATGGAATTTCAGCGTATTTTAGAGCTTAAG GGTCTTAAAAAGGCTGATCAGCAGACTATACTGGATGACTTCAACAAACATGGACCAGCAATTACACAACCTTCTATTCCACCATCAGTTGCTTCGGCTGTCCCAGCCGCTCCAGCAGCTTCTGTGATTGCAAATAATGCTTCACTTGGCTTTATTGCTTCGCGAGAAGACGTACTGACAAGAGCAGCTGCCCTTGGACGAGGGGCGGCCACAACAGGATTCAAGCGGTTCCTTGCTTTAACTGAAGCTGCCAAAGACAGGAAGGATGGACCTTTCAGGAAACTCTTTAACACATGA
- the LOC123205775 gene encoding vacuolar protein sorting-associated protein 53 A-like isoform X2, translated as MQKIHSEIRRVDAGILAAVRQQSNSGTKAKEDLAAATHAVEELMYKIREIKTKAEQSETMVQEICRDIKKLDFAKKHITTTITALHRLTMLVSAVEQLQVMASKRQYKEAAAQLEAVNQLCSHFEAYRDIPKITELREKFKSIKQILKSHVFSDFSSLGTGKETEEGNLLQQLSDACLVVDALEPSVREELVNNFCRRELTSYEQIFEGAELAKLDKTERRYAWIKRRMRTNEEIWKIFPLSWHVSYRLCIQFCKKTRKQLEDILENLKEKPDVGTLLLALQRTLEFEDELAEKFGGGSISREVGADIEEIGRAEDNSQKASDIRKKYEKKLAVHQGSETEEKDGNTDLSVPGAGFNFRGIISSCFEPHMIVYVELEEKTLMENLEKLVQDETWDIEEASQNNVLSSSMQLFLIIKRSLKRCSALTKGNTLFSLFKVFQKILKAYAAKLFARLPKGGTGIVAAATGMDGQIKTSDKDERLICYIVNSAEYCHKTSGELAESVSKIIDSQLADGVDMSEVQDEFSAVITKALVTLVLGLETKFDAEMAAMTRVPWGSLESVGDQSEYVNGINMILTTSIPALGSLLSPIYFQFFLDKLASSLGPRFYANIFKCKHISETGAQQMLLDTQAVKTILLDIPMLARRSSSAANYSKFVSREMSKAEALLKVILSPVDSVADTYRALLPEGTPMEFQRILELKGLKKADQQTILDDFNKHGPAITQPSIPPSVASAVPAAPAASVIANNASLGFIASREDVLTRAAALGRGAATTGFKRFLALTEAAKDRKDGPFRKLFNT; from the exons ATGCAAAAGATACATAGTGAGATTCGCCGTGTGGATGCAGGAATATTAGCTGCTGTTCGCCAACAG AGTAACTCAGGAACCAAAGCTAAGGAAGATCTTGCTGCTGCTACGCATGCCGTGGAG GAACTCATGTATAAGATCCGtgaaataaaaactaaagcTGAACAGAGTGAAACGATGGTTCAAGAAATATGCCGTGACATTAAGAAGTTGGACTTCGCAAAGAAGCATATTACAACTACAATTACAGCTCTTCATCGCCTTACGATGTTAG TGTCTGCTGTTGAGCAGCTTCAGGTAATGGCTTCAAAACGGCAATATAAGGAGGCAGCTGCACAGCTGGAG GCTGTAAACCAGTTATGTAGTCATTTTGAAGCGTACAGGGATATCCCAAAGATCACAGAGCTTAGGGAGAAGTTTAAGAGTATAAAACAAATACTTAAGTCACATGTGTTTTCTGATTTCTCAAG CCTAGGTACTGGCAAAGAGACAGAAGAAGGTAATTTACTGCAGCAGTTATCTGATGCTTGCTTGGTTGTTGATGCCTTGGAGCCATCTGTGAGGGAAGAGTTGGTAAATAACTTTTGTCGCCGGGAGCTAACTTCATATGAACAGATTTTTGAAGGGGCTG AATTAGCTAAGTTAGATAAAACTGAACGAAGATATGCATGGATCAAACGTCGTATGAGGACAAATGAGGAAATATGGAAGATTTTTCCTCTGTCATGGCATGTTTCTTATCGACTCTGTATTCAGTTCTGTAAGAAGACAAG GAAACAGCTGGAAGACATTCTAGAGAATCTGAAAGAAAAACCAGATGTTGGAACATTATTGTTG gcaCTACAACGAACCCTAGAATTTGAGGATGAATTAGCTGAGAAATTTGGAGGAGGCAGTATCAGCAGAGAGGTTGGTGCTGACATTGAAGAAATAGGTAGAGCAGAAGATAACAGTCAAAAGGCATCAGATATTCGAAAGAAGTATGAAAAAAAGCTTGCTGTTCATCAGGgaagtgaaactgaa GAAAAGGATGGAAATACAGATTTGTCAGTGCCAGGGGCTGGG TTCAATTTCCGAGGGATTATCTCTTCTTGCTTTGAACCGCACATGATTGTTTATGTAGAACTAGAAGAAAAGACACTGATGGAGAATCTGGAGAAGCTTGTTCAG GACGAAACATGGGATATTGAAGAAGCAAGTCAAAATAATGTTCTGAGCAGTAGCATGCAA TTGTTTCTTATAATCAAGAGAAGCTTAAAGCGGTGCAGTGCTCTTACAAAAGGCAACACATTATTCAGTTTGTTCAAG GTATTCCAAAAAATACTCAAAGCATATGCGGCAAAGCTCTTTGCAAGACTTCCTAAGGGTGGTACAGGAATTGTTGCAGCAGCCACTGGTATGGATGGACAGATAAAG ACTTCTGACAAGGATGAAAGATTGATTTGCTATATTGTAAACTCGGCTGAGTATTGCCATAAAACG TCTGGAGAACTGGCTGAAAGTGTGTCCAAAATAATTGATTCACAGTTGGCAGATGGGGTTGATATGTCTGAAGTTCAG GATGAATTTTCAGCAGTTATAACAAAAGCATTAGTAACCTTAGTTCTAGGATTGGAAACTAAGTTTGATGCTGAGATGGCTGCAATGACACGCGTGCCATGGGGTAGCCTTGAGAGTGTGGGTGACCAATCCGA GTATGTTAATGGTATAAATATGATCCTTACCACTAGCATTCCCGCACTTGGAAGCCTTCTGTCCCCCATTTACTTTCAGTTCTTCTTGGATAAG CTGGCCTCATCTCTTGGTCCACGATTCTATGCCAATATTTTCAAATGCAAGCACATATCAGAAACTGGAGCCCAACAG ATGCTATTGGATACACAAGCTGTAAAAACCATTCTTCTAGACATACCTATGCTTGCTCGACGG TCATCAAGTGCTGCTAACTATTCAAAATTTGTGAGCCGTGAAATGAGTAAAGCTGAAGCACTTCTGAAG GTAATACTATCCCCAGTAGATTCTGTAGCAGATACATATCGTGCATTGCTACCAGAGGGAACACCAATGGAATTTCAGCGTATTTTAGAGCTTAAG GGTCTTAAAAAGGCTGATCAGCAGACTATACTGGATGACTTCAACAAACATGGACCAGCAATTACACAACCTTCTATTCCACCATCAGTTGCTTCGGCTGTCCCAGCCGCTCCAGCAGCTTCTGTGATTGCAAATAATGCTTCACTTGGCTTTATTGCTTCGCGAGAAGACGTACTGACAAGAGCAGCTGCCCTTGGACGAGGGGCGGCCACAACAGGATTCAAGCGGTTCCTTGCTTTAACTGAAGCTGCCAAAGACAGGAAGGATGGACCTTTCAGGAAACTCTTTAACACATGA